A genomic segment from Lytechinus variegatus isolate NC3 chromosome 10, Lvar_3.0, whole genome shotgun sequence encodes:
- the LOC121422492 gene encoding uncharacterized protein LOC121422492 — MPKSTSSVQPPVDYVHRGSWMIDQVEKITTDATATDVSGIEGADFHLSDTGDIFWSLPAGVTKTPYFALNFDLYEVIGAKFHAIKFIGSRSGDKIILFASQKSSNTLHLKYENEFIFHCEKVWKIEEAILEPFSLLRAFKEGFFTDMEIKADTGKTFGVHKIILKSTCPQLGWDMSPAPLTGTSEVVLSAIVHFLYTECLPDTIDEESARKILEVAGKLPGLERLANLCHLYLHNSDVKNQIINLVHDIHVCGDRLIQLFSPKTTTAEGALRQDNMMLEPSKFSYALRQCIKEGAVAGMKVVMICDLFNKRKREMTKQERHDLMKYIKSRLPIFVKQLYKFYEVFKEQLTQDITPKQNDDLARYLVPEMNKCLDITTDMVEQGKDALEIILRKMKAEENKKFSTKDYLKYIVVSAMFKKEMAQLKLAHERMCELFQSMLWRQEGFDCLSEADKMFSVNKNIEQIVEEFPVMLQKLEALDTNVNDGSMRDWKFNFKMGTSRVMWSFDKIITHRERFKPIVTHLNKLIGRQAFTDGLLHVGLLASATDVDEPSTSSAASPFPMDVDTEDAQDQNVSPLPVKRPLVSESLCVPPSAAESKLAKAMGALLESGLETDMCFEVITVTDEPSDVVVDHTQGEPIVTQETERKVIRHPPIYAHCAVIAARCDRFKRALLSGMRESIDKKIEVHDTDPDLFKQFLVFLYSGQINTSELTMDQVADMMSLSDRYEVDTLKHVCEASLKTKLNEDTVLYLLGLSDQFHAVTLRDATLAYIEKHPFIASSEIYDELPEHLQEEVKLRAKKGQEVGDIDPMAQFKGEQYDSSSTSSTEDGMKGIEESHDAMLDEVDEEKEMICIERLKEIIGEDIPHDKLVEIVRIADYDINRAANYYYSSI; from the exons ATTGATCAAGTGGAGAAAATTACTACAGACGCTACAGCTACGGATGTTAGTGGAATAGAAGG GGCTGATTTTCATTTGAGTGACACAGGGGATATCTTCTGGAGTCTACCTGCCGGTGTCACAAAGACACCATACTTTGCCTTAAACTTTGACCTCTATGAG GTTATTGGAGCCAAGTTTCATGCAATCAAGTTCATTGGAAGCCGTAGTGGAGACAAGATCATACTCTTT GCTTCACAAAAGAGTTCCAACACCCTTCACCTGAAGTATGAGAATGAATTCATTTTCCACTGTGAAAAG GTATGGAAGATTGAGGAGGCCATCTTGGAGCCATTCAGTCTTCTCCGAGCTTTCAAGGAAGGTTTCTTCACTGACATGGAAATCAAGGCTGACACTGGCAAGACT TTTGGTGTCCACAAGATCATCCTCAAGTCCACCTGTCCGCAGTTAGGATGGGATATGAGCCCCGCCCCTCTGACCGGGACCTCTGAGGTGGTCCTTTCGGCCATCGTCCATTTCCTTTATACCGAGTGCCTCCCTGATACCATAGATGAGGAATCTGCACGGAAGATCTTAGAGGTTGCTGGGAAGCTACCTGGTCTTGAGAGATTGGCTAATCTGTGTCATCTGTACTTGCATAATTCAGATGTCAAGAATC AAATCATCAACCTGGTCCATGACATTCACGTTTGCGGTGATCGCCTGATACAACTCTTCAGCCCCAAGACGACAACAGCAGAGGGAGCCCTTCGTCAAGATAATATGATGCTTGAACCGTCCAAGTTTTCTTACGCTCTCAGACAGTGTATAAAGGAGGGTGCTGTTG CTGGTATGAAGGTGGTCATGATCTGTGATCTCTTTaacaagagaaagagagaaatgacCAAGCAGGAGAGACATGATCTCATGAAATACATCAAATCTAG GTTACCTATCTTTGTAAAGCAGCTCTACAAGTTCTATGAAGTATTCAAAGAGCAACTTACCCAAGATATCACACCCAAGCAAAATGATGATCTAGCAAGATATCTTGTACCAGAG atGAACAAGTGTCTTGATATTACTACTGATATGGTAGAACAAGGCAAAGATGCTCTTGAAATCATCCTCAGAAAGATGAAAGCCGAGGAAAACAAGAAGTTTTCTACCAAAGATTACCTCAAGTACATTGTTGTCAGT GCAATGTTCAAGAAGGAGATGGCCCAACTGAAGCTAGCCCATGAAAGGATGTGCGAACTATTCCAGAGTATGTTATGGCGTCAAGAAGGATTTGATTGTCTCTCAGAAGCAGATAAGATGTTCTCTGTCAACAAAAATATCGAACAAATTGTTGAAGAG TTTCCTGTTATGCTTCAAAAACTGGAGGCATTAGACACCAATGTGAATGATGGGTCAATGCGAGACtggaaattcaatttcaagATGGGGACCTCAAGAGTT ATGTGGTCCTTTGATAAGATCATTACGCATCGTGAGAGATTCAAACCAATCGTCACCCATCTGAACAAACTGATTGGCCGTCAAGCTTTCACAGATGGGTTGCTCCATGTTGGTCTCCTAGCATCTGCTACCGATGTTGATGAGCCTAGTACGTCATCTGCTGCATCACCGTTTCCAATGGATGTTGACACAGAGGATGCACAAGATCAGAATGTCTCGCCTCTTCCAGTCAAACGG ccTTTAGTCTCTGAATCTCTGTGTGTTCCACCGAGTGCTGCTGAGAGTAAACTGGCTAAAGCTATGGGAGCCTTACTAGAGTCTGGTCTTGAGACTGATATGTGCTTCGAAGTCATCACAGTAACAG ATGAACCATCAGATGTTGTTGTAGATCACACTCAAGGTGAACCCATCGTAACACAGGAGACAGAGAGAAAGGTTATCAGACATCCTCCAATCTATGCTCATTGTGCTGTCATAGCAGCTAGGTGTGATCGCTTCAAGAGAGCACTACTAAGTGGCATGAGGGAATCTATAGATAA GAAAATTGAGGTCCATGATACGGATCCAGACCTTTTCAAGCAGTTCCTGGTCTTTCTCTATTCAGGCCAGATCAATACATCAGAGCTGACGATGGATCAGGTTGCTGATATGATGTCCCTTAGTGATAGATATgag GTCGACACATTGAAGCATGTATGTGAAGCATCTCTGAAGACTAAACTCAATGAAGATACAGTACTTTATCTCCTTGGACTTTCCGATCAGTTCCATGCTGTCACACTCAGG GACGCTACATTGGCCTATATAGAGAAGCATCCATTCATTGCTAGTTCTGAGATTTATGATGAACTCCCTGAACATCTCCAAGAAGAGGTCAAGCTTAGAGCAAAGAAAGGACA ggaGGTAGGAGATATAGACCCGATGGCACAGTTCAAGGGGGAGCAGTATGATTCTAGTTCTACTTCATCTACGGAAGATGGCATGAAAGGTATTGAG gAAAGCCATGATGCTATGTTAGATGAAGTTGATGAAGAGAAGGAGATGATATGTATCGAGAGATTGAAGGAGATCATTGGTGAGGATATTCCTCATGACAAGCTTGTTGAAATCGTTCGTATTGCAGACTATGACATCAATAGAGCTGCTAATTATTACTACTCATCAATATGA